A window of Ruania suaedae contains these coding sequences:
- the hisD gene encoding histidinol dehydrogenase has protein sequence MLRTIDLRGRPLTAAELRAVLPRAEVDIDVATERVRPILHRVRHEGAAALADLAKQFDGVRPPSLRVPRAALAQALDALDPTVRSALAEAIRRARLGHEAQLPAETTTTLGPGAQVRQRWVPVQRVGLYVPGGLAALVSSVVMNVVPAQVAGVTSLAVASPPQKDNDGLPDPTILAACALLGVDEVYAAGGAQAIGMFAYGVVSGTDGAGSAPDEANSCPPVDVVTGPGNIYVAAAKRAVLGMVGIDSEAGTTEIAVLADDSADPAFVAADLISQAEHDPAAGSVLVTASARLAEAVAAEIGAQVDTAAHAQRIRTALTGAQSAIVVTDDLDHAVEVVNAYAAEHLEIHTVDADAVAERIHNAGAIFVGPYSPVPLGDYIAGSNHVLPTGGTARYASGLGVQAYLKSVQVVRYDSVGLEQVTDDLVTLARSEDLPAHGRAATLRRERAR, from the coding sequence ATGTTGCGCACCATCGATCTGCGAGGACGACCCCTCACCGCGGCCGAGCTCCGGGCGGTGCTGCCCCGGGCCGAGGTCGACATCGACGTGGCCACCGAGCGGGTGCGCCCGATCCTGCACCGCGTGCGCCACGAGGGCGCCGCCGCGCTGGCTGATCTGGCCAAGCAGTTCGACGGCGTCCGCCCGCCCAGCCTGCGCGTACCCCGCGCTGCGCTCGCCCAGGCGCTGGACGCCCTCGACCCCACCGTGCGTTCGGCGCTGGCGGAGGCGATCCGGCGCGCCCGCCTCGGCCACGAGGCGCAGCTGCCGGCGGAGACGACGACGACGCTCGGACCCGGCGCGCAGGTACGCCAGCGCTGGGTTCCGGTGCAGCGGGTGGGGCTGTACGTGCCGGGTGGACTGGCCGCTCTGGTCTCCTCGGTGGTGATGAATGTGGTCCCCGCCCAGGTCGCGGGCGTGACGTCACTGGCGGTGGCCAGCCCTCCGCAGAAGGACAACGACGGTCTTCCCGATCCGACGATCCTCGCGGCATGCGCCCTGCTGGGTGTGGACGAGGTCTATGCCGCCGGGGGAGCGCAGGCGATCGGGATGTTCGCCTACGGGGTGGTGAGCGGGACGGACGGCGCCGGCAGTGCTCCTGATGAGGCGAACAGCTGTCCGCCGGTGGACGTGGTCACCGGCCCGGGCAACATCTACGTCGCGGCGGCCAAGCGTGCGGTGCTGGGCATGGTGGGGATCGACTCCGAGGCGGGCACCACCGAGATCGCGGTCCTCGCGGACGACTCCGCGGACCCGGCGTTCGTCGCCGCCGACCTCATTTCCCAGGCCGAGCACGATCCGGCCGCCGGGTCCGTGCTCGTCACGGCCTCCGCACGCCTGGCCGAGGCCGTGGCCGCCGAGATCGGCGCCCAGGTCGATACGGCCGCGCACGCCCAGCGGATCCGGACCGCGCTCACCGGGGCGCAATCGGCGATCGTGGTGACCGACGATCTCGACCACGCCGTCGAGGTGGTCAACGCCTACGCCGCCGAGCACCTGGAGATCCACACCGTCGATGCGGACGCCGTGGCCGAGCGGATCCACAACGCCGGGGCGATCTTCGTCGGACCCTACTCGCCGGTGCCGCTGGGGGACTACATCGCCGGCTCCAACCACGTCCTGCCCACCGGTGGCACCGCCCGCTACGCCAGCGGCCTGGGGGTGCAGGCGTACCTGAAGTCGGTCCAGGTGGTCCGTTACGACTCCGTCGGCCTGGAGCAGGTCACCGACGATCTGGTCACCCTCGCCCGCTCCGAGGACCTGCCCGCCCACGGGCGCGCCGCGACACTACGACGCGAGCGCGCTCGCTGA
- a CDS encoding RNA-binding S4 domain-containing protein produces MTRADVQTVPISDEMIRLGQLLKLAGLVEDGAGARLLLADEAVRVNGQVETRRGRQLVVGDEVEVDLPTGACRLQVTG; encoded by the coding sequence ATGACCCGCGCCGACGTCCAGACCGTGCCCATCAGCGACGAGATGATCCGCCTCGGACAGCTGCTCAAGCTCGCCGGGCTGGTCGAGGACGGTGCCGGCGCCCGGCTGCTGCTGGCCGACGAGGCGGTCCGGGTGAACGGCCAGGTCGAGACCCGCCGCGGCCGTCAGCTCGTCGTCGGGGACGAGGTCGAGGTGGACCTGCCGACCGGCGCGTGCCGGCTGCAGGTCACCGGCTGA
- a CDS encoding PspC domain-containing protein → MTRFFESIRRIGYRRGPGRLVGGICAGLAAQAGISVALVRVLTLVAFLLPGVGLLAYLIAWLLTPWQNGSIPLERFLDRRGGTSTV, encoded by the coding sequence ATGACACGATTCTTCGAGTCCATCCGCCGCATCGGCTACCGCCGCGGGCCCGGTCGCCTGGTCGGGGGGATCTGCGCCGGCCTCGCGGCGCAGGCCGGGATCAGCGTGGCGCTGGTGCGGGTGCTCACGCTCGTGGCGTTCCTGCTGCCGGGTGTGGGCCTGCTCGCCTATCTCATCGCCTGGCTGCTGACCCCGTGGCAGAACGGGAGCATCCCGCTCGAGCGCTTCCTGGACCGCCGCGGGGGCACCAGCACCGTCTGA
- the dnaE gene encoding DNA polymerase III subunit alpha: MSADFVHLHVHTEYSMLDGAARLDDLFTEAQRLGQSAVAMTDHGYLFGAYDFWSKARKYGIKPIIGVEAYVTPGTSRFDKTRVRWGEADQAGDDVSARGAYTHMTILAKDTPGMHNLFRMSSLASLEGQLGKWPRMDRELLETYSQGLIATTGCPSGEVQVRLRLGQYEEAVRAAGELQDIFGKENYYVELMDHGLDIERRVTKDLLRLAKEIGAPLLATNDLHYTSREDAHAHEALLCVQSGSTLEEPTYDQGGKRFAFGGSGYYLKSAEEMRELFAEFPEACDNTLRVAEQCEVAFTEEVGRYMPHYPVPEGEDEVSTFVKAVETGLQERYGGVVPEASRKQAEYEIGVITGKGYAGYYLVVADFINWAKENGIRVGPGRGSGAGSIAAYAMSITELDPLEHGLIFERFLNPERESMPDFDIDFDERRRGEVIKYVSDKYGEDKVTYIVTYGTIKAKQALKDSSRVLGYPFAMGEKLTKAMPAAVMGKDVSLAGMFDPDDKRYAEADEFRQVVQSDPDAQRVLETARGLENLKRQWGVHAAGVVIASEPLLDIIPIMRREQDGAVITQIDFPAGEDLGLVKMDFLGLRNLTILDDALDNIVINGKEPVRVEDLPLDDRATYELLGRGETLGLFQLDGGGMRSLLRMMKPDNFEDISAVGALYRPGPMGANSHTNYALRKNGQQPITPIHPELAEPLESILGTTYGLIVYQEQVMEIAQKLAGYSLGQADLLRRAMGKKKKSVLDAEYSNFEAGMTANGYSANAVKTLWEILLPFSDYAFNKAHSAAYGVVSYWTAYLKAHYACEYMAALLTSTRDDKDKSALYLGECRRMRITVLPPDVNESAAQFTPVGTDIRFGLAAVRNVGQNVVAAIARAREEKGEFTSFTDFLDKVPAVVCNKRTIESLIKAGAFDSLGHTRRSLLMIHEQAVDAVIGVKRKEAEGQFDLFAGLGGDGDDGAGASGFAVEVPELPEWDKKQKLAFEREMLGLYVSDHPLSGIEHVLTQAADVSLATLTTDETRPDGSTVTIAGLITSLQRKMSKQGNPWAAVTIEDMEGSVEVMFFGETYLAYSTVLAQDQVVVVKGRIRRRDETLSLQAMEVTLPDVTVGESAPVMVRIPEARCSEPVLLQLRDVLSTHPGVSEVHVRLTAPGRATVMRLEDALRVERTPALFGDLKALLGPNCLT; encoded by the coding sequence ATGTCAGCCGACTTCGTCCACCTGCACGTGCACACCGAGTACTCGATGCTGGACGGGGCGGCCCGGCTGGACGATCTGTTCACCGAGGCGCAGCGGCTGGGGCAGAGTGCGGTGGCGATGACCGACCACGGCTATCTCTTCGGTGCCTACGACTTCTGGTCCAAGGCCCGCAAGTACGGGATCAAGCCGATCATCGGCGTCGAGGCCTATGTCACGCCCGGCACGAGCCGGTTCGACAAGACGCGCGTGCGGTGGGGCGAGGCCGACCAGGCCGGGGACGACGTCTCCGCCCGCGGCGCCTACACGCACATGACGATCCTCGCCAAGGACACCCCCGGGATGCACAACCTGTTCCGGATGAGCTCGCTGGCCTCGCTCGAGGGGCAGCTGGGCAAGTGGCCACGGATGGACCGGGAGCTGCTGGAGACCTACAGCCAGGGGCTGATCGCCACCACCGGATGCCCCTCCGGCGAGGTGCAGGTCCGGCTCCGGCTGGGCCAGTACGAGGAGGCGGTGCGGGCCGCCGGTGAGCTGCAGGACATCTTCGGCAAGGAGAACTACTACGTCGAGCTGATGGATCACGGCCTCGACATCGAACGCCGCGTCACCAAGGACCTGCTGCGGCTGGCCAAGGAGATCGGCGCCCCGCTGCTGGCCACCAACGATCTGCACTACACCTCCCGGGAGGACGCCCATGCCCACGAGGCGCTGCTGTGCGTGCAGTCCGGCTCCACCCTCGAGGAGCCCACCTACGACCAGGGCGGCAAGCGGTTCGCGTTCGGCGGCAGCGGCTACTACCTGAAGTCGGCCGAGGAGATGCGCGAGCTGTTCGCCGAGTTCCCCGAGGCCTGCGACAACACCCTGCGGGTGGCCGAGCAGTGCGAGGTGGCCTTCACCGAGGAGGTGGGCCGCTACATGCCCCACTACCCGGTGCCCGAGGGGGAGGACGAGGTCTCCACCTTCGTCAAGGCGGTCGAGACCGGCCTGCAGGAGCGTTACGGCGGTGTGGTGCCGGAGGCCTCGCGCAAGCAGGCCGAGTACGAGATCGGGGTCATCACCGGGAAGGGGTACGCCGGGTACTACCTCGTGGTCGCCGACTTCATCAACTGGGCCAAGGAGAACGGCATCCGGGTGGGCCCGGGCCGCGGGTCCGGGGCGGGCTCGATCGCCGCGTACGCGATGAGCATCACCGAGCTCGACCCGCTCGAGCACGGGTTGATCTTCGAGCGCTTCCTCAACCCCGAGCGTGAGTCGATGCCCGACTTCGACATCGACTTCGACGAGCGCCGTCGTGGTGAGGTGATCAAGTACGTCAGTGACAAGTACGGCGAGGACAAGGTCACCTACATCGTGACCTACGGCACCATCAAGGCCAAGCAGGCGCTGAAGGACTCCTCGCGCGTGCTCGGCTACCCCTTCGCCATGGGGGAGAAGCTGACCAAGGCCATGCCGGCCGCCGTCATGGGCAAGGACGTCTCCCTGGCCGGGATGTTCGACCCCGACGACAAGCGGTACGCCGAGGCGGACGAGTTCCGTCAGGTCGTCCAGTCCGATCCGGACGCCCAGCGGGTGCTGGAGACCGCCCGCGGGCTGGAAAACCTCAAGCGGCAATGGGGGGTGCACGCCGCCGGTGTGGTCATCGCCAGCGAGCCGCTGCTGGACATCATCCCCATCATGCGCCGCGAGCAGGACGGCGCCGTGATCACCCAGATCGACTTCCCCGCGGGGGAGGACCTGGGCCTGGTCAAGATGGACTTCCTCGGCCTGCGCAACCTCACCATCCTCGACGACGCGCTCGACAACATCGTCATCAACGGCAAGGAGCCGGTGCGGGTGGAGGACCTGCCGCTGGATGACCGCGCCACCTATGAGCTCCTGGGCCGCGGGGAGACGCTGGGACTGTTCCAGCTCGACGGCGGTGGCATGCGCTCGCTGCTGCGGATGATGAAGCCGGACAACTTCGAGGACATCTCCGCCGTCGGTGCGCTGTACCGGCCGGGACCGATGGGGGCGAACTCCCACACGAACTACGCGCTGCGCAAGAACGGCCAGCAGCCGATCACCCCGATCCATCCCGAGCTCGCCGAACCGCTCGAGAGCATCCTCGGCACCACCTACGGCCTGATCGTCTATCAGGAGCAGGTGATGGAGATCGCGCAGAAGTTGGCCGGCTACTCCCTGGGCCAGGCCGACCTGCTCCGGCGCGCGATGGGCAAGAAGAAGAAGTCGGTGCTCGATGCCGAGTACTCCAACTTCGAGGCCGGGATGACCGCCAACGGTTACTCCGCGAACGCCGTCAAGACGCTCTGGGAGATCCTGCTCCCGTTCTCCGACTACGCCTTCAACAAGGCCCACTCGGCCGCCTACGGAGTGGTCTCCTACTGGACCGCCTACCTCAAGGCCCATTACGCCTGCGAGTACATGGCGGCGCTGCTGACCTCCACCCGGGACGACAAGGACAAGTCGGCCCTGTATCTGGGCGAGTGCCGCCGGATGCGGATCACGGTCCTGCCGCCCGACGTCAACGAGTCCGCCGCGCAGTTCACCCCGGTCGGGACCGACATCCGGTTCGGGTTGGCGGCGGTGCGCAACGTCGGGCAGAACGTGGTGGCCGCGATCGCCAGGGCCCGGGAGGAGAAGGGGGAGTTTACCTCCTTCACCGACTTCCTCGACAAGGTGCCGGCCGTGGTGTGCAACAAGCGCACCATCGAGTCCCTCATCAAGGCCGGCGCCTTCGACTCTCTCGGCCACACCCGCCGGTCGCTGCTGATGATCCACGAGCAGGCGGTGGACGCCGTCATCGGGGTCAAGCGCAAGGAGGCCGAGGGTCAGTTCGACCTGTTCGCCGGACTGGGCGGCGACGGCGACGACGGTGCGGGTGCCTCCGGCTTCGCCGTCGAGGTGCCCGAGCTGCCCGAGTGGGACAAGAAGCAGAAGCTCGCCTTCGAGCGCGAGATGCTCGGACTGTACGTCTCCGACCACCCGCTCTCGGGCATCGAGCACGTGCTCACCCAGGCGGCCGACGTCTCCCTGGCCACGCTCACCACCGACGAGACCCGGCCCGACGGGTCCACGGTCACCATCGCCGGGCTCATCACCTCCTTGCAGCGGAAGATGTCCAAGCAGGGCAACCCGTGGGCCGCGGTGACGATCGAGGACATGGAGGGCTCGGTCGAGGTGATGTTCTTCGGCGAGACCTACCTGGCCTACTCCACGGTGCTCGCCCAGGACCAGGTCGTCGTCGTCAAGGGCCGCATCCGGCGCCGGGACGAGACCCTCTCGCTGCAGGCGATGGAGGTCACGCTGCCCGATGTCACCGTGGGCGAGTCGGCCCCGGTGATGGTGCGTATCCCCGAGGCCCGGTGCAGCGAGCCGGTGCTGCTGCAGCTGCGGGACGTGCTCTCCACCCATCCCGGGGTGAGCGAGGTGCATGTGCGGCTGACGGCACCGGGGCGGGCGACCGTGATGCGGCTCGAGGATGCCCTGCGGGTGGAGCGCACCCCGGCGCTGTTCGGTGACCTCAAGGCCCTGCTGGGACCGAACTGCCTGACCTGA